The sequence AAGCTGACTGGCGTTGTCTCCGCAGGTAACATGGGGAAGAATaaacaaaaggggaaaaagcagAAGAACGTCTTTCAAGTTGCTAACAAGCACTTGAAGCCCAAGAACAAAGCGAAACCTGTCACGACAACGCTCAAACACGTaagatctatttttttttttttttgcatattttttcttctcttttgtaTGTTGGACCTGCTCTAGCGTACCTTCACTTGTGGCTTCCCAGATCAATGCAGTGAAGAATGAGAAGGTTGAGAACCTCAATCAGATCTTCACAGAAGTCCAGGGGGATGTTAGGAGCATTTCAAAAGCTGCTGCTCCCAAaccaaagaaacaaacacaggtAGGTGTCCATTATTGATgtttaaaatcatgttttaatccTTTTCATATAATTCTTACTAATtatgttttgtctattttttttaggTTGTCAGAGAGCCACCAAAGGAATCTGTAAACGTTGACAATGCGGCTCAACTCTTCTCTCAGCTATAATGGACCATGACAGCGGGACTGTCATAAAGGACAAACACAGTGACCAGCTGAACTGTATGTCTCTCCGTTTTGGACATGTCAGTCAGTTTACTTCCAATGCATTTTGACATTTCATGCCAAAATGAGGACTGTAGAtaagatgaaaataaaaagaggtTTTTGCACGATAGGaaacccctgtgtgtgtgtattgtaagCATTCTGTATATTCAATGCAAAGAAAGACATATGTGATATTGTTTCAGAAACAAAGgatattcttttaattttattcatGAATATTCTTTGGTGTAGAAATGTTTGCTTTCTCTTGGCTGCAACAAAAGATTATTTTCCTTATTAATTAAGCTGCTGGTTATTTCCTTGATTAATTGTAGACTAGTGAAAAATATCCATAACAAAGAACCAACAGTCCCTAACAAAACATACTGTTAATTATCATATATAACAAATAATATCAGCAAATACTTCACATTTGAGCAAATGGAGCCAGGTaacatttggcatttttgcttgaaaatagGCTGAAACAACACAGTAGCCGCTAATTCATATTCTGTTGATTTGACAGTAAACTGTTTTCTTGAATAAACTGTTGAATGAAATTAAAGGGGACTTATGAAAGGTaataaaacggaacattttcaaaaggaaaGGTACGACCACGTGCGCTGTATTCTTTGTTTTGCAAACCAGTTCAAGGTTTTTACACCTCTATGCTTTTCCTGCCTCTGATTTAGTGTAAATGAAGTCACAAAGGAGATCATCGTGACGGCTGTTTTTAATGAGGAAAGTGTGTTGTTCCAAAGAGATTTGTCCGTCTGGAAATCATTAAAATTGCATGTAGATGTTCACATAACAAGCTCAAACTCACATATGTAGCATCATTAAACAGCATAATGTTCATTTCAGAGAGGCATTGATCAAACTCATTTTGAGGGTGTAGTTTGAAGTCTTGCTGTACTGGACTGGATCCTAGTGTGAGGCGTTTCTAATATTCCGCCCACCGCTGTAAGTACAAGCTCTATTTCAGAGGCTTCACACTGTCACTTCTATTAGGACTGCACCTGAAGATgaagtattgattttttttggctcTACTTGTGGGCAGTTATCAGTATGCTGCAGCTGCGTCCTGTTGTAGAAACTTGACATTAGAGGGCAAGGGTATACCCGTGCCCAGCTGATTGCTTGTCTTCATGGCAACCTCTGGCTGAGCTAGTTAGTCAATATGTCTAGAGCTAGGTGAAGGCATGAGTCGGCTGGTAAACAAACCAATGCATGTTGACATGAACAAGCCTAGAAGAAGATTTTCAAGGTGTATGTGATTTTGTTTATTATTCATTGGAGGTAGTTGTACTGAAAAACTTTAACCTGCAATAACTAATTATTTTGTCTACTTTGCAGAAACACATCACTGACATTAACACCACTATTAGAGTCAATATGATTAACTTGTTAGAAAACAGTTGCTTACTTACACATTCAGCCGTCAATTGTCATTCATTTGGAGACATGTGTGTGTCCACCTAATTAATATAAGTCCAATACTCATTctctttagctctgtttttggtctctaccaccTGCTGAAGAATAGAATCTGCAgtcttaaaaatgtcttgaatataattttgaaaaataaggccttaacagtttaacatttcatttacaaaagGTGTAACAATTTGTATTGTCCtataaaaagattaaataacTATTGTTTTATCACAAAGCTATTTAGTACTacaataaaatgcattaaattCAAGTAATTggtaaacaattttttttatagccGACAATCGTTTCTG is a genomic window of Etheostoma spectabile isolate EspeVRDwgs_2016 chromosome 22, UIUC_Espe_1.0, whole genome shotgun sequence containing:
- the rbis gene encoding ribosomal biogenesis factor gives rise to the protein MGKNKQKGKKQKNVFQVANKHLKPKNKAKPVTTTLKHINAVKNEKVENLNQIFTEVQGDVRSISKAAAPKPKKQTQVVREPPKESVNVDNAAQLFSQL